A window from Streptomyces subrutilus encodes these proteins:
- a CDS encoding serine/threonine protein kinase, whose amino-acid sequence MVEEYAGRILAHRYRLPVPPSDAYELVETRAFDTRSGQEVLVRQVPLPEVVDAETLDGRRTTARSTPAGDLPAVRRAIEAAQAAAAVADHPRLDQVFDVFAEDGSLWIVSELVPARPLAALIADAPLSPYRAAEVASDVLTALRVLHAQGWTHRNITVRTVLVCDDGRIVLTGLAAGAAEEALCGYDPVPRPPAGEETGWDAGAPHAPAPHAPTPHTPAPGSPGGAGPAAGAPAAGGPPYGPGPYAPDPGGTAGTGLERRPAPGAAPGTGLEPAAFGAGSPEPAPGAGPHAGPPFHHPGPGQPEPGRPPQRPRAPETGYAPLVAPGYDTGPRYTDHITPGRPEDRPDRAERPDLKAAARAGAIAAYRAGAQAAAARVTEQRKAVAEPRPEGSNLPQGYSYPYGGPEGDAPAAWHGATPRRQPALPPAPEPHSLPPARPAPQDGARRDPAPAGPTPPADPAPDPGPHPSPHARPYTDPYTEPQPQPQPPESRAALPAQLALPQGYRQAEAPYGPGPGAGPSEPVRPQPRPTAPEPPAQPAPAAPAAPAAPADGWDGPRTGLDAERARQTRMAVVGAVTERWAPEQAGPVHGHWQLAAPVGPATDLWALGALLYRAVQGHAPYPEDSVGELVEMVCAEPPAFAEECGALRPVVESLLRQDPTERPDFEELRGWLRSLVRSAPEPDAGFGVLPMAEADPARLPVVRRRGDLHGRHRNPAAPRKPLALGRLLLVGVLVLLAGAVAYAMLFLPRSADPQAPGGSAEGPARQSPSQVPTGTPESKPAPQTTTPPPEASAPAPAPAPAGYTTQQDPEHFEIAVPEGWERRGINEAGQVRYTGGQFTLTVVPGRDRVEGNPDPAAYQKDKEQELTPYRTSTWSTVGDVKSTKVGQQLRATGRYTWIDGTGRNVFARNFVVALGGTYHVVMVTGPEDEQGKVTEVFEKATASYKSGG is encoded by the coding sequence ATGGTGGAGGAGTACGCGGGCCGGATCCTGGCCCACCGCTACCGTCTGCCGGTACCGCCGTCCGACGCGTACGAACTGGTCGAGACCCGGGCCTTCGACACGCGCAGCGGGCAGGAAGTGCTGGTCCGGCAGGTGCCGTTGCCGGAGGTCGTGGACGCGGAGACGCTCGACGGGCGCCGCACCACGGCCCGTTCGACGCCCGCGGGCGACCTGCCGGCGGTGCGGCGCGCCATCGAGGCGGCCCAGGCGGCGGCAGCGGTCGCGGACCATCCGCGGCTGGACCAGGTCTTCGACGTGTTCGCCGAGGACGGTTCGCTGTGGATAGTGAGCGAACTGGTCCCGGCCAGGCCGCTGGCCGCACTCATCGCCGACGCGCCGCTGAGCCCCTACCGGGCGGCCGAGGTGGCCTCGGACGTGCTGACCGCGCTGCGCGTGCTGCACGCGCAGGGCTGGACCCACCGCAACATCACCGTCCGCACGGTCCTGGTCTGCGACGACGGCCGGATCGTGCTGACCGGGCTGGCGGCGGGCGCGGCGGAGGAGGCCCTGTGCGGCTACGACCCCGTCCCGCGTCCCCCGGCCGGCGAGGAGACGGGGTGGGACGCCGGAGCCCCGCACGCCCCCGCCCCGCACGCCCCGACCCCGCACACCCCGGCTCCCGGCAGTCCGGGGGGCGCGGGCCCGGCGGCCGGCGCCCCGGCCGCGGGCGGGCCCCCGTACGGGCCGGGCCCCTACGCCCCGGACCCGGGCGGGACCGCGGGTACGGGGCTGGAGCGACGCCCGGCCCCGGGTGCGGCTCCCGGTACCGGGCTGGAGCCGGCGGCCTTCGGCGCGGGGAGCCCGGAACCGGCCCCCGGCGCCGGGCCCCACGCCGGCCCCCCGTTCCACCACCCCGGGCCCGGCCAGCCCGAGCCCGGCCGGCCCCCGCAGCGGCCCCGGGCGCCCGAGACCGGGTACGCGCCGCTGGTGGCCCCGGGGTACGACACCGGGCCGCGCTACACCGACCACATCACCCCCGGGCGCCCGGAGGACCGGCCGGACCGTGCCGAGCGGCCCGACCTGAAGGCCGCCGCTCGGGCCGGAGCCATCGCCGCCTACCGCGCCGGTGCCCAGGCGGCCGCCGCCCGGGTCACCGAGCAGCGCAAGGCCGTGGCGGAGCCGCGGCCCGAGGGATCGAACCTGCCGCAGGGGTACTCGTACCCGTACGGCGGCCCGGAAGGAGACGCCCCCGCCGCCTGGCACGGCGCCACCCCGCGCCGCCAGCCCGCCCTGCCGCCCGCCCCTGAGCCCCACTCCCTGCCGCCCGCGCGCCCGGCCCCGCAGGACGGTGCCCGCCGGGACCCGGCCCCGGCCGGTCCGACACCCCCCGCGGACCCGGCTCCGGACCCGGGCCCGCACCCGAGCCCCCATGCCCGCCCGTACACCGATCCGTACACCGAGCCGCAGCCGCAGCCGCAGCCGCCGGAGTCGCGGGCCGCGCTGCCCGCGCAGCTGGCCCTGCCGCAGGGATACCGGCAGGCCGAAGCCCCGTACGGCCCCGGCCCCGGCGCCGGTCCCTCCGAACCGGTCCGCCCGCAGCCGCGCCCGACCGCCCCCGAGCCCCCGGCCCAGCCGGCCCCGGCCGCTCCCGCCGCTCCCGCCGCTCCCGCCGACGGCTGGGACGGGCCGCGCACCGGCCTGGACGCCGAGCGGGCCCGCCAGACGCGGATGGCCGTCGTGGGCGCCGTCACCGAACGCTGGGCCCCCGAACAGGCCGGGCCCGTCCACGGGCACTGGCAGCTGGCCGCCCCGGTCGGCCCGGCCACCGACCTGTGGGCGCTGGGCGCCCTCCTCTACCGGGCGGTCCAGGGCCACGCCCCGTACCCGGAGGACAGCGTCGGCGAGCTCGTCGAGATGGTGTGCGCCGAGCCCCCGGCCTTCGCGGAGGAGTGCGGCGCACTGCGGCCGGTCGTGGAGTCGCTGCTGCGTCAGGACCCGACCGAGCGGCCCGACTTCGAGGAGCTGCGGGGCTGGCTGCGTTCGCTCGTGCGGTCCGCGCCCGAGCCGGACGCCGGGTTCGGCGTGCTCCCGATGGCCGAGGCGGACCCGGCCCGGCTGCCCGTGGTGCGCCGCCGCGGCGACCTGCACGGGCGCCACCGCAACCCGGCCGCCCCCCGCAAGCCCCTCGCGCTCGGCCGGCTGCTGCTGGTCGGCGTCCTGGTGCTGCTGGCCGGGGCGGTGGCGTACGCGATGCTGTTCCTGCCCCGCTCCGCGGATCCGCAGGCGCCGGGCGGCAGCGCGGAGGGGCCGGCGCGGCAGAGCCCGTCCCAAGTCCCCACCGGCACTCCGGAGTCCAAGCCGGCCCCGCAGACGACCACCCCGCCCCCGGAGGCCTCCGCGCCCGCGCCCGCCCCGGCGCCGGCCGGCTACACCACCCAGCAGGACCCGGAGCACTTCGAGATCGCGGTGCCGGAGGGCTGGGAGCGCCGGGGCATCAACGAGGCGGGCCAGGTGCGCTACACCGGGGGCCAGTTCACGCTGACGGTGGTCCCCGGCCGGGACCGGGTCGAGGGCAATCCGGATCCGGCGGCCTACCAGAAGGACAAGGAGCAGGAGCTGACGCCGTACCGCACCTCCACCTGGTCGACGGTCGGCGACGTGAAGTCGACCAAGGTGGGCCAGCAACTGCGGGCCACCGGGCGGTACACGTGGATCGACGGCACCGGACGGAACGTCTTCGCGCGCAACTTCGTTGTCGCCTTGGGCGGCACCTACCACGTCGTCATGGTGACCGGGCCCGAGGACGAACAGGGCAAGGTCACCGAGGTCTTCGAAAAGGCCACGGCCAGTTACAAGTCGGGCGGTTGA
- a CDS encoding protein kinase domain-containing protein, whose product MTPAAQHDDGASADAANAAGDGGTDAGSGAERAADPAGPEAAAGADEVTASEDAAAAPGPKPAAQVRSGAAGQPPAEHAPEDGATVKHPPETGEPQAEEPVEKPPAKGAPEDGATAREASGGKAAAKDVPEDAVPGRGVSGGKAPVKDVSGGGSSGKGAAAGAKGLTKEIPAVAQAGAEGAAGAAPVEDAPPAGARPGSEPGAGRASGKDAPGAARARSAKEAVGGSKPAGKGPAAPEDAKPADEGRLLAGRYRLGEVLGKGGMGTVWRAEDETLGRTVAVKELRFSTGVDEDEKRRLITRTLREAKAIARIRSGGAVTVYDVVDEDARPWIVMELIEGPSLAEFVRENGPLTPRRAAEVGLAVLDVLRAAHGQGILHRDVKPSNVLIAGNGRVVLTDFGIAQVEGDPSVTSTGMLVGAPSYISPERARGQKPGPPADMWSLGGLLYASVEGVPPYDKGSALATLTAVMTEPVDPPGNAGPLTDVIYGLLAKDPAQRLDDVRARAMLTAVIDAPEPPPAPAAAPTAEQTRQISLADAKEAAEKAAAEKAEKTAEKAAKKERERREREQRERARAALKSARKAAAVAAAAATAAEAPAKAPESKPKPSPVAAPLTDVMQRRTIVLAIVAVVVVLAAIGSLIAFLVGGDDKGGRTDEGKGAGKPTPAASGGQSPGGSPQGTPQGTAESPAQPPSGTGQQGGAGQQTPGADGGQGQGQTQGQGQGQGSDPGAGGGALPAGYALVSNPGFHFTMAMPEGFKQTATAGENSGGIYSRDGGFPRIQVDHTGSPGNNAKAAWLASVAGTAASSTNYRTIRVDTVDYRGYPTVADWEFEREQKGVKVRVLNRGFKLDDAHGYAIMISCAADQWDGAECTQMRTTAFETFQPLG is encoded by the coding sequence GTGACGCCTGCGGCGCAGCACGACGACGGAGCTTCGGCCGACGCGGCGAACGCCGCGGGTGACGGGGGAACTGACGCGGGGTCGGGCGCGGAGCGCGCCGCCGACCCGGCCGGGCCCGAGGCCGCGGCCGGCGCCGACGAGGTGACCGCGTCCGAGGACGCCGCCGCCGCACCCGGGCCGAAGCCGGCCGCGCAGGTGCGGTCCGGGGCCGCGGGCCAGCCGCCGGCGGAGCACGCGCCCGAGGACGGGGCGACGGTGAAGCACCCGCCGGAGACGGGCGAGCCGCAGGCGGAAGAGCCCGTGGAGAAGCCCCCGGCCAAGGGCGCGCCCGAGGACGGGGCGACGGCGCGAGAGGCGTCAGGCGGGAAGGCTGCGGCCAAGGACGTGCCCGAGGATGCGGTGCCGGGGCGGGGCGTGTCGGGTGGGAAGGCTCCGGTGAAGGACGTGTCCGGGGGCGGGTCTTCCGGGAAGGGCGCTGCCGCGGGGGCGAAGGGGCTGACGAAGGAGATACCGGCCGTGGCGCAGGCCGGGGCGGAAGGGGCCGCGGGCGCGGCGCCGGTCGAGGACGCGCCGCCCGCGGGGGCGAGGCCCGGGAGCGAGCCGGGCGCCGGCCGGGCGTCGGGCAAGGACGCCCCCGGGGCGGCCAGGGCCCGGTCCGCGAAGGAGGCGGTCGGCGGGTCGAAGCCCGCCGGCAAGGGCCCGGCGGCGCCCGAGGACGCCAAGCCCGCCGACGAGGGGCGGCTGCTCGCCGGCCGCTACCGGCTGGGCGAGGTGCTCGGCAAGGGCGGCATGGGCACCGTCTGGCGCGCCGAGGACGAGACCCTGGGACGGACCGTCGCCGTCAAGGAACTCCGCTTCAGCACCGGGGTCGACGAGGACGAGAAGCGCCGGCTGATCACCCGTACCCTCCGCGAGGCCAAGGCCATCGCCCGGATCCGCAGCGGCGGCGCCGTCACGGTCTACGACGTGGTGGACGAGGACGCCCGCCCGTGGATCGTCATGGAGCTCATCGAGGGCCCCTCCCTCGCCGAGTTCGTCCGCGAGAACGGCCCGCTGACGCCCCGTCGCGCCGCCGAGGTCGGACTGGCCGTCCTCGACGTGCTCCGGGCCGCGCACGGCCAGGGCATCCTGCACCGGGACGTGAAGCCGTCCAACGTGCTCATCGCCGGCAACGGCCGCGTGGTCCTCACCGACTTCGGCATCGCGCAGGTCGAGGGCGACCCCTCCGTCACCTCCACCGGCATGCTCGTCGGCGCCCCCTCGTACATCTCCCCGGAGCGGGCCCGCGGCCAGAAGCCCGGGCCGCCCGCCGACATGTGGTCCCTCGGCGGTCTGCTGTACGCGTCGGTCGAGGGAGTGCCCCCGTACGACAAGGGTTCGGCGCTCGCCACCCTCACCGCGGTCATGACCGAGCCGGTCGATCCGCCGGGGAACGCGGGACCGCTCACCGATGTGATCTACGGCCTGCTCGCCAAGGACCCGGCCCAGCGGCTCGACGACGTCCGCGCGCGGGCGATGCTCACCGCGGTGATCGACGCCCCCGAGCCGCCGCCGGCCCCCGCGGCCGCGCCGACCGCAGAGCAGACCCGGCAGATCTCGCTGGCCGATGCCAAGGAAGCCGCTGAGAAGGCCGCGGCCGAGAAGGCGGAGAAGACCGCCGAGAAGGCGGCGAAGAAGGAGCGCGAGCGGCGCGAGCGCGAGCAGCGCGAACGGGCCCGCGCAGCGCTGAAGTCGGCCCGCAAGGCGGCGGCCGTCGCGGCGGCCGCGGCCACGGCCGCCGAGGCACCGGCGAAGGCCCCTGAGTCGAAGCCGAAGCCGTCGCCCGTCGCGGCTCCGCTCACCGACGTCATGCAGCGCCGCACCATCGTGCTCGCGATCGTCGCCGTGGTCGTCGTGCTCGCGGCGATCGGCTCCCTGATCGCCTTCCTGGTCGGCGGCGACGACAAGGGCGGCCGTACGGACGAGGGCAAGGGCGCCGGCAAGCCGACCCCGGCCGCGTCCGGCGGCCAGAGCCCCGGCGGAAGCCCGCAGGGGACTCCGCAGGGGACGGCCGAGTCGCCCGCGCAGCCCCCGTCCGGAACGGGGCAGCAGGGCGGCGCCGGCCAGCAGACGCCCGGCGCCGACGGCGGCCAGGGACAGGGACAGACCCAGGGACAGGGCCAAGGCCAGGGCAGCGACCCGGGCGCCGGGGGCGGGGCCCTGCCCGCGGGCTACGCACTGGTGAGCAACCCGGGGTTCCACTTCACCATGGCGATGCCCGAGGGCTTCAAGCAGACGGCAACGGCGGGGGAGAACTCCGGCGGGATATACAGCCGTGACGGCGGCTTCCCGCGCATCCAGGTGGACCACACCGGCAGTCCCGGCAACAACGCCAAGGCCGCCTGGCTCGCCTCGGTCGCGGGCACCGCGGCCAGCAGCACGAACTACCGGACCATCCGGGTCGACACGGTGGATTACCGCGGCTACCCGACCGTCGCGGACTGGGAGTTCGAGCGGGAGCAGAAGGGCGTCAAGGTCAGGGTGCTCAACCGCGGCTTCAAGCTGGACGACGCACACGGCTACGCGATCATGATCAGCTGCGCGGCCGACCAGTGGGACGGCGCCGAGTGCACGCAGATGCGCACCACGGCCTTCGAGACGTTCCAGCCGCTGGGCTGA